A genomic segment from Klebsiella africana encodes:
- the ypfJ gene encoding KPN_02809 family neutral zinc metallopeptidase, with translation MRWQGRRESDNVEDRRGQSGSPFGGGGGGGFRLPSGKGGIVLLIIVLVAGYYGVDLTGMLTGEPMPQQQTSTQRSISPKDDEAAKFTSVILATTEDTWGPIFEKMGRQYPQPKLVLYRGATRTGCGTGQSVMGPFYCPADSTVYIDLSFYDEMKNKLGADGDFAQGYVIAHEVGHHVQKLLGIEPKVRQQQQHATQAEANRLSVKMELQADCFAGVWGHNMQQQDILETGDLQEALNAAEAIGDDRLQQQSQGRVVPDSFTHGTSKQRYTWFKRGFDSGDPAQCNTFGSAL, from the coding sequence ATGCGCTGGCAAGGGCGTCGCGAAAGCGACAATGTTGAAGATCGACGTGGTCAATCTGGTTCGCCGTTCGGCGGGGGTGGTGGCGGTGGCTTCCGGCTGCCAAGCGGGAAGGGCGGCATTGTGCTGCTGATTATTGTGCTGGTGGCGGGCTACTACGGTGTGGATTTGACCGGCATGCTGACCGGTGAACCGATGCCGCAGCAGCAGACCTCCACGCAGCGCTCCATCAGTCCGAAAGACGATGAAGCGGCTAAGTTTACTTCGGTGATCCTGGCGACCACTGAAGATACCTGGGGACCGATCTTTGAAAAGATGGGCCGCCAGTACCCTCAGCCAAAGCTGGTACTCTACCGCGGCGCGACCCGCACCGGCTGCGGCACCGGTCAGTCGGTGATGGGGCCGTTCTACTGTCCTGCCGACAGTACGGTCTATATCGACCTGTCTTTCTACGATGAGATGAAAAATAAACTGGGCGCCGACGGCGACTTTGCCCAGGGGTACGTTATTGCTCATGAGGTGGGCCATCACGTGCAAAAATTGCTGGGCATTGAGCCGAAAGTCCGCCAGCAACAGCAGCATGCCACCCAGGCCGAAGCCAACCGCCTGTCGGTTAAGATGGAGCTGCAGGCGGACTGCTTCGCCGGCGTCTGGGGGCATAACATGCAACAGCAGGATATTCTGGAAACCGGCGATCTGCAGGAGGCGCTGAACGCCGCCGAGGCCATCGGGGACGATCGTCTGCAGCAGCAGAGCCAGGGGCGGGTGGTGCCGGACAGCTTTACCCACGGCACCTCGAAACAACGTTATACCTGGTTCAAACGCGGTTTCGATAGCGGCGACCCGGCGCAGTGCAATACCTTCGGCAGCGCGCTGTAA
- a CDS encoding tRNA(Met) cytidine acetyltransferase TmcA has protein sequence MMEALLNLTAQMAREGIRRLLVLSGDEDWMLQQAQALRERLGGDGLWVGPEPVSAPCVAPGALKTLLGREVMHAFFDARRGFDVAALAALSGTLRAGSWLVLLTPPFADWPSRADEDSLRWSDTPDPISTPNFVLRCCRQFIADPEVLLWRQSDSPRLPLAAPRPEWHPADGRPQVEQAAILEQLIRLPPGIAAVTAERGRGKSALAGMLLRQLEGEAIVTAPTRSAIEVLASFAGEALRFMAPDALLASKEEAAWLIIDEAAAIPAPLLRQLVSRFPRTLLTTTVQGYEGTGRGFLLKFCASLPHLQMFSLNAPIRWAAGCPLESAISQLLIFSDDAFRDSPTGEVMLEAVNQSCWQSQPALPEAMYQLLSGAHYRTSPLDLRRMMDAPGQVFRCARAGDAVVGALWLVTEGGLPPELSQAVWAGFRRPRGNLVAQSLAAHGGSPLAATLRGLRVSRIAVHPTRQREGLGQMMIADIAADAAGYDYLSVSFGYTAELWRFWQRCGFILVRLGTHREASSGCYTAMALFPLTAAGRRLAQHEAQRLLRDEYWLRQWRDESAPLSAAADAMLSDEDWLEAASFAFAQRPLAAALGCLNRLLMQVDMPLPALRGRLQGEEEAVLCATLRLTGRKALLARWRQEAADAMHFLDAARAETLRQQVKHLQFF, from the coding sequence ATGATGGAGGCGCTGCTTAACCTCACCGCGCAGATGGCGCGGGAGGGGATCCGTCGCCTGCTGGTGCTCAGCGGCGATGAAGACTGGATGCTGCAGCAGGCGCAGGCGCTGCGGGAGCGGCTCGGCGGCGATGGCCTGTGGGTTGGCCCTGAGCCGGTTTCAGCGCCCTGCGTGGCGCCTGGTGCCCTGAAGACGCTGCTGGGGCGGGAAGTCATGCACGCCTTTTTCGATGCCCGGCGCGGGTTTGATGTGGCCGCCCTGGCCGCCCTGAGCGGTACGCTGCGGGCGGGAAGCTGGCTGGTGCTGCTGACGCCCCCTTTCGCCGACTGGCCGTCCCGGGCGGATGAGGACTCCCTGCGCTGGAGCGATACTCCTGACCCGATCTCTACCCCCAACTTTGTTCTCCGCTGTTGTCGGCAGTTTATCGCCGATCCGGAAGTGCTGCTCTGGCGGCAGTCGGACTCGCCGCGGCTCCCGCTGGCTGCCCCGCGCCCTGAGTGGCATCCCGCCGATGGCCGCCCCCAGGTCGAACAGGCGGCGATCCTTGAACAACTGATACGCCTGCCGCCCGGCATCGCAGCGGTGACGGCGGAGCGCGGGCGAGGTAAATCTGCCCTCGCGGGTATGCTGCTACGCCAGCTTGAGGGCGAGGCCATCGTCACCGCCCCAACGCGTAGCGCCATCGAGGTGCTGGCCAGCTTTGCCGGCGAGGCGTTACGTTTTATGGCGCCCGATGCGCTGCTGGCATCGAAAGAAGAGGCGGCGTGGCTGATTATCGATGAGGCCGCGGCGATCCCGGCTCCGCTTCTCCGGCAGCTGGTGAGTCGTTTTCCCCGCACACTGCTCACTACGACGGTACAGGGGTATGAGGGAACTGGTCGCGGGTTCCTGCTTAAATTTTGCGCCAGCTTACCCCATCTGCAGATGTTCAGCCTGAACGCGCCGATCCGCTGGGCGGCGGGCTGTCCGCTGGAGTCGGCCATCAGTCAGCTGCTGATCTTTAGCGACGACGCATTTCGCGACTCGCCGACAGGGGAGGTAATGCTGGAGGCGGTCAATCAGTCCTGCTGGCAATCGCAGCCAGCGCTACCGGAGGCGATGTACCAGCTCTTGTCCGGGGCGCATTACCGCACGTCGCCTCTCGACCTGCGGCGCATGATGGATGCCCCGGGCCAGGTATTCCGCTGCGCTCGCGCTGGCGATGCGGTGGTGGGTGCGCTGTGGTTAGTAACCGAAGGCGGGCTGCCGCCCGAACTCAGCCAGGCGGTGTGGGCAGGATTTCGCCGGCCTCGCGGTAACCTGGTTGCCCAGTCGCTGGCGGCGCATGGCGGCAGTCCGCTGGCGGCGACGCTGCGCGGGCTACGGGTTAGTCGGATCGCCGTCCATCCCACCCGCCAGCGCGAAGGCCTGGGACAGATGATGATCGCGGATATCGCCGCCGATGCCGCAGGCTATGACTATCTGTCCGTCAGCTTCGGCTACACCGCCGAGCTGTGGCGCTTCTGGCAACGCTGCGGGTTTATCCTCGTGCGGTTGGGTACCCATCGGGAGGCCAGCAGTGGGTGCTACACTGCGATGGCCCTCTTTCCGTTGACAGCGGCCGGGCGCCGACTGGCGCAGCACGAGGCGCAGCGGCTGCTGCGCGATGAATACTGGCTACGCCAGTGGCGGGATGAATCCGCGCCGCTGTCCGCCGCCGCAGACGCTATGCTTAGTGATGAGGACTGGCTGGAAGCGGCGAGCTTTGCCTTCGCCCAGCGCCCGCTGGCCGCGGCGCTGGGGTGTCTCAATCGCCTGCTGATGCAGGTCGACATGCCTTTGCCGGCCCTGCGGGGACGACTGCAGGGGGAAGAGGAGGCCGTACTCTGCGCCACTCTGCGGCTGACAGGACGTAAAGCTCTGCTGGCGAGATGGCGCCAGGAGGCCGCTGACGCTATGCATTTTCTTGATGCCGCGCGCGCAGAGACGCTGCGTCAGCAGGTGAAGCACCTGCAATTTTTTTAA
- the ypfH gene encoding esterase, producing the protein MKHDHFIVQSPATPAQQLLLLFHGVGDNPVSMGQIGSWFAPQFPDALIVSIGGVEPCGPNGRQWFSVQGVTEDNRQQRIDAIMPTFIEIVRYWQEKSGVSPLATALIGFSQGAIMSLESIKAAPNLASRVIAFNGRYATLPLTATTATTIHLIHGGEDRVIDLAWAVSAQEALQQAGGDVTLDIVDDLGHAIDDRSMQLAIERLRYTVPKHYFDEALSGSTPKGDDIIEML; encoded by the coding sequence ATGAAACACGATCATTTTATTGTTCAAAGCCCTGCGACGCCTGCGCAACAGCTGTTGCTGCTGTTTCATGGTGTAGGGGATAACCCGGTCTCCATGGGGCAAATCGGCAGCTGGTTCGCGCCACAGTTTCCCGATGCGCTGATCGTCAGTATCGGCGGGGTGGAGCCTTGCGGCCCCAACGGTCGGCAGTGGTTTTCGGTGCAGGGGGTGACGGAAGATAATCGTCAGCAGCGCATTGATGCCATTATGCCGACCTTCATTGAAATTGTGCGCTACTGGCAGGAGAAAAGCGGCGTCAGCCCGCTGGCCACGGCGCTGATCGGTTTCTCTCAGGGGGCGATTATGTCGCTGGAGAGTATCAAAGCGGCGCCGAATCTGGCTTCACGAGTGATCGCCTTTAATGGTCGCTATGCGACGTTGCCGCTCACAGCAACGACGGCCACCACCATTCACCTGATCCACGGGGGGGAAGATCGGGTTATCGATCTGGCATGGGCGGTGTCGGCCCAGGAGGCGCTGCAGCAGGCCGGCGGTGATGTAACGCTGGATATTGTTGACGATCTGGGGCATGCCATTGACGATCGTAGCATGCAGTTGGCGATCGAACGGCTGCGCTATACCGTGCCGAAGCACTATTTTGATGAGGCGCTGAGCGGCAGCACGCCAAAAGGGGATGATATCATCGAAATGCTGTAA
- a CDS encoding YpfN family protein — MEWLIKHWWILVLVFLVGVIINVIKDLNRVDHKKFLNDKPDLPPHRDFNDKWDDDDDWPKHDQSKKP; from the coding sequence ATGGAATGGCTTATTAAACACTGGTGGATTCTGGTGCTGGTTTTTTTAGTGGGGGTCATTATCAACGTGATCAAAGATCTGAACCGCGTTGACCACAAAAAATTCCTCAATGACAAACCCGATCTGCCACCACACCGTGATTTTAACGATAAATGGGACGATGACGACGACTGGCCGAAGCACGACCAGTCGAAGAAACCGTAA
- the dapE gene encoding succinyl-diaminopimelate desuccinylase yields the protein MSCPVIELAQQLIRRPSLSPDDAGCQALMIERLRAIGFTVEPMDFGDTQNFWAWRGHGETLAFAGHTDVVPAGDADRWINPPFEPTIRDGMLFGRGAADMKGSLAAMVVAAERFVAQYPNHRGRLAFLITSDEEASAKNGTVKVVETLMARNERLDYCLVGEPSSTEVVGDVVKNGRRGSLTCNLTIHGVQGHVAYPHLADNPVHRAAPMLAELVNIEWDKGNEYFPPTSMQIANVQSGTGSNNVIPGDMFVQFNFRFSTELTDEMIKARVVALLEKYQLRYSVEWWLSGQPFLTGRGKLVDAVVNAIEHYNEIKPQLLTNGGTSDGRFIARMGAQVVELGPVNATIHKINECVNAADLQLLARMYQRVMEQLVA from the coding sequence ATGTCTTGCCCGGTCATTGAGCTGGCTCAGCAGCTTATTCGCCGCCCTTCCCTTAGCCCCGATGATGCGGGATGTCAGGCGTTAATGATTGAACGCTTGCGTGCGATCGGCTTTACCGTTGAACCGATGGATTTCGGCGATACACAGAATTTCTGGGCCTGGCGCGGCCACGGTGAGACGCTGGCCTTCGCCGGCCACACCGACGTGGTTCCGGCAGGCGACGCCGACCGCTGGATCAATCCGCCCTTCGAACCGACCATCCGCGACGGCATGCTGTTTGGCCGTGGCGCAGCGGATATGAAAGGCTCGCTGGCGGCGATGGTGGTTGCCGCAGAGCGTTTTGTCGCGCAGTACCCGAACCATCGGGGCCGACTGGCGTTTTTGATCACCTCTGATGAAGAGGCCAGCGCGAAAAACGGTACCGTCAAAGTGGTGGAGACACTGATGGCGCGCAATGAGCGCCTGGACTACTGCCTGGTCGGCGAGCCCTCCAGTACTGAAGTGGTCGGCGATGTGGTGAAAAACGGCCGCCGCGGCTCGCTGACCTGCAACCTGACCATTCACGGCGTGCAGGGCCATGTCGCCTATCCGCACCTAGCCGATAACCCCGTCCATCGCGCAGCGCCGATGCTGGCGGAGCTGGTCAATATCGAGTGGGATAAAGGCAATGAATACTTCCCGCCGACCAGCATGCAGATTGCCAACGTGCAGTCCGGCACCGGCAGCAACAACGTGATCCCTGGCGATATGTTCGTTCAGTTCAACTTCCGCTTCAGTACGGAACTGACGGACGAGATGATCAAAGCCCGGGTGGTCGCCCTGCTGGAAAAATACCAGCTGCGTTACAGCGTGGAGTGGTGGCTCTCCGGCCAGCCGTTCCTCACCGGGCGCGGCAAACTGGTGGATGCGGTCGTCAATGCGATTGAGCACTATAATGAGATCAAACCGCAGCTGTTGACCAACGGCGGCACCTCAGACGGACGGTTTATCGCGCGCATGGGGGCGCAAGTGGTTGAGCTGGGCCCCGTGAACGCAACGATTCACAAAATTAATGAATGTGTGAACGCCGCCGACCTGCAGCTGCTGGCGCGGATGTATCAACGCGTCATGGAACAGCTGGTCGCCTGA
- a CDS encoding ArsC family reductase, translating into MLTMYGIKNCDTIKKARRWLEAHQIAYRFHDYRADGLDRAQLDTFIAELGWQALLNTRGTTWRKLDESLRNSIDNADAAAALMLEMPAIIKRPLLCAPGRPMLLGFSEASYQQFNEV; encoded by the coding sequence ATGCTTACCATGTATGGAATTAAAAACTGCGATACCATTAAAAAAGCCCGTCGCTGGCTGGAAGCGCACCAGATTGCGTATCGCTTTCATGACTACCGCGCTGATGGCCTTGATCGCGCGCAACTGGATACCTTTATTGCTGAGCTTGGCTGGCAGGCGCTGCTGAATACCCGCGGTACCACCTGGCGCAAGCTGGATGAGTCGCTGCGCAACAGTATCGATAATGCCGATGCCGCCGCCGCACTGATGCTGGAAATGCCGGCTATTATCAAACGCCCATTGCTCTGTGCGCCCGGTCGTCCTATGCTGCTGGGTTTTAGTGAAGCAAGTTATCAGCAGTTTAACGAGGTATAG
- the ypfM gene encoding protein YpfM: MIERELGNWKDFIEGMLRK; encoded by the coding sequence ATGATTGAACGTGAACTGGGGAACTGGAAAGATTTTATTGAAGGCATGCTTCGTAAATAA